Proteins found in one Sporosarcina sp. FSL K6-3457 genomic segment:
- a CDS encoding extracellular solute-binding protein has protein sequence MKKVFLVISIGILFLCVFFLYSLKPENTIDQEIVDKDQITLWLYSPELIELTNQFEKESPTVKVITKLVKNPNTLVEELYAAQSAGNPPDYAEIPSWYGIFPLIESGAIIPVTDYLSPEYEAELPIAIKKRFQYADALWAMPISYEVPLLFVNEALLSQSKLTVDELDRLPAVFELSNNLLSTSPNHKLKWSMNADNLYPWYLMNIEAQSSVTTASALIEDNEAFLFHQNHLALTEFVNGEGGILLSSSNKLQLIEKLIGNKFKWQVMPFPIDADKLIPNGNGLVIFKKSEQPTDYMKQFLHYIQEDEQLKAFALASSAIPANRKLIQNKSYQSYYRHFPYYQKIVLESLEAHGRLLDSGDEAEWKQYIYANEHRE, from the coding sequence TTGAAAAAAGTATTCTTGGTCATTAGTATAGGAATATTATTTTTATGTGTATTCTTCCTATATTCTTTAAAACCTGAAAATACGATTGATCAAGAGATTGTGGATAAAGACCAAATTACTTTATGGTTATATTCTCCCGAGCTGATTGAACTTACGAACCAGTTTGAGAAAGAAAGCCCTACTGTTAAAGTCATCACGAAACTGGTGAAAAATCCAAACACATTAGTGGAGGAGTTATATGCAGCCCAGTCGGCGGGTAATCCACCTGATTATGCAGAGATTCCTTCATGGTATGGAATTTTTCCACTGATTGAATCAGGTGCAATTATCCCTGTAACGGATTACTTATCACCAGAGTATGAAGCGGAGCTTCCGATTGCGATTAAAAAACGATTCCAATATGCTGATGCTTTATGGGCCATGCCAATCAGTTATGAAGTGCCGTTGTTATTTGTCAATGAGGCACTTCTGTCACAAAGTAAGCTTACAGTAGACGAATTGGACCGTTTACCCGCTGTGTTTGAATTGTCGAATAATCTATTATCTACGAGTCCGAATCACAAATTAAAATGGAGCATGAATGCAGATAATCTTTACCCATGGTATTTGATGAACATAGAGGCGCAGAGTAGTGTCACGACTGCATCGGCGTTAATTGAAGATAATGAGGCATTTCTATTCCATCAGAATCATTTAGCTTTAACCGAGTTTGTGAATGGTGAAGGAGGAATTCTCCTTAGCTCCTCCAATAAATTACAGTTAATTGAAAAGCTAATTGGCAATAAATTCAAATGGCAAGTCATGCCGTTTCCAATTGATGCGGACAAGCTGATCCCGAACGGTAACGGCTTAGTTATTTTTAAGAAAAGTGAACAGCCTACTGATTATATGAAGCAATTTTTACACTATATCCAAGAAGATGAACAATTAAAAGCATTTGCATTAGCAAGTTCAGCAATACCAGCAAATAGGAAGCTCATTCAAAATAAATCTTATCAGAGCTATTATCGCCATTTTCCTTATTACCAAAAAATTGTACTTGAAAGTTTAGAAGCCCACGGACGCTTATTAGATTCAGGGGATGAAGCGGAATGGAAACAATACATTTACGCGAATGAGCATAGAGAGTAG
- a CDS encoding ABC transporter permease has product METRARKPRKNKVFRWDFWNLVTILAFLFVLLFLVYPLFNIFVNSFYQDGSFTLETYKDFFTLKYYYGALTNSLFVCTLATIFAICIGLPMAYIMARFDIPFKKTIHILIILTLLSPPFIGAYSWILMLGNNGFLTQFFHGIGLNTKSIYGLHGMIWVFTIQFYPHIYLYVSGALKTIDSSLEEASESLGSRRWGKMRTVTIPLIFPTLSTGALMVFMASFADFGTPMLMGQGIKVLPILAYEQFISEMGSNPAMASTLSMILLTVSTSILFLQRYLVSRKTFTMSSMRPPALIKLKPLQKFFALLYVGIVVGVSIIPQATVITTSFLKTNGPVFVNQFSLDSYREVLYRVPKAIVNTFTYASVAIAFMVIAGLLLSYVVVRRSSKLTALLDTLIMIPYVIPGTVLGISLIIAFNKPPFALTGTWIILVIAYFIRKLPYTMRSSTAILHQIDKSVEEASISLGVPPMKTFFKTTAVLMLPGVLSGAILSWVTTINELSSTIVLYAGSTATITVAIYSEVFTANFGTAAALATILSLSTITSLIIVTVISGKKGIPI; this is encoded by the coding sequence ATGGAAACACGCGCGCGTAAGCCTAGAAAAAACAAGGTTTTCCGATGGGACTTTTGGAATTTAGTAACGATTTTAGCCTTCTTATTTGTTCTTTTATTTTTAGTCTATCCACTGTTTAATATTTTTGTTAATAGTTTTTACCAAGATGGTTCGTTTACGTTGGAAACCTATAAAGACTTTTTCACATTGAAGTACTATTACGGTGCATTAACGAATAGTTTATTTGTCTGTACATTAGCGACTATTTTCGCCATCTGTATAGGGCTTCCAATGGCTTATATTATGGCAAGGTTTGATATACCATTTAAGAAAACGATTCATATTCTTATTATTTTAACACTGTTGTCTCCACCATTTATCGGTGCCTATTCATGGATTTTAATGCTTGGAAATAACGGTTTCTTAACTCAGTTTTTCCATGGAATTGGTTTAAATACGAAGTCTATATACGGACTGCATGGGATGATTTGGGTGTTTACGATTCAATTTTATCCACATATTTATTTGTATGTATCGGGAGCATTGAAGACGATAGATTCCTCATTAGAAGAAGCATCTGAAAGTTTGGGGAGCAGACGTTGGGGGAAAATGAGGACAGTAACAATACCGTTGATATTCCCAACGTTATCTACAGGGGCATTGATGGTATTTATGGCTTCCTTCGCTGATTTTGGTACACCCATGTTGATGGGGCAGGGAATAAAGGTATTACCTATTTTAGCTTATGAGCAATTTATTAGTGAGATGGGTTCAAATCCAGCGATGGCTAGTACGCTTAGTATGATTTTACTTACTGTTAGTACGAGTATATTATTTTTGCAACGCTATTTAGTATCACGTAAAACATTTACAATGAGTTCTATGAGACCTCCGGCGCTTATTAAGCTAAAGCCGTTACAAAAGTTTTTTGCACTACTGTATGTCGGCATTGTTGTTGGGGTATCGATTATCCCACAAGCAACTGTCATTACGACCTCATTTCTAAAAACAAATGGACCTGTATTTGTCAATCAGTTTAGTTTGGACAGTTATCGTGAAGTGCTGTACCGGGTACCGAAAGCGATTGTGAACACCTTTACATATGCCAGTGTGGCAATTGCTTTTATGGTTATTGCAGGCTTATTATTATCTTATGTTGTTGTGAGAAGAAGCTCAAAGCTAACGGCGCTCTTAGACACACTGATTATGATTCCTTATGTTATACCAGGAACAGTGCTTGGCATTAGTTTAATCATCGCGTTCAATAAACCGCCGTTTGCCTTAACAGGTACTTGGATTATTTTAGTCATTGCCTATTTTATTCGGAAACTACCTTATACGATGCGATCAAGTACGGCTATTTTGCATCAAATTGATAAAAGTGTGGAAGAAGCATCCATTAGTTTAGGTGTTCCACCCATGAAAACATTTTTTAAAACGACGGCTGTTCTCATGTTGCCTGGTGTTCTATCAGGTGCGATTTTAAGCTGGGTGACGACCATCAACGAGCTGAGTTCTACAATTGTGTTATATGCTGGTTCAACTGCGACGATTACAGTTGCAATTTATAGCGAAGTGTTCACCGCGAACTTTGGAACGGCTGCTGCACTCGCAACGATTCTATCATTAAGTACAATTACATCACTCATTATTGTAACGGTTATTTCAGGGAAGAAGGGAATCCCGATTTAA